In Epinephelus moara isolate mb chromosome 20, YSFRI_EMoa_1.0, whole genome shotgun sequence, the genomic stretch gcggttgttgtttttaacGAGACAATGCTGCGTTTCCCTGCCaggtttgtgccaccaaaagtgggtattttaaaaatcttattCTATTAAGTTTCAAATGATAATATGTTATTGTGTAGCGTCTACTTTGGGATGGATGAGAGGTTACTTGTCCCTGTTTACCCCCCCCAGGATTCATTTGTTCTCTGATGTAGATAATAAAGGAGAGCACTTCATGTGTCATTAAACGTCTGCTCTCCACTGATACCGACAGAGAACTATAATCTACACGGCATTGATTTTAAGGCAGACTGGTGTGTTATTTTTCCTAAATACCACACAATGATGCCATTAAGGTCATAGCAGGTAGAGGTCGCGCTCCATTGTCCGCCTTTGATTTCTGGTTTCTATCTGAGCCATAGATTTTCTTGTACAGAGATTATAGGTTGTATATCAGAGTCATATATCTTCCAGCTCTATAAAGTGTCCTTCCATCTCTCTAAATGTGGCTTGGTGAGAGTAACATTTGGAAAATGACCACAAGCAACAATTTGTCAAGCTGTGCTGGCTGGTGTGCTCAAttcactttcttcttctctacGATAGCAGAATTACAGTTGAGTGTTCGCTGACCTAATGCAATAGAGGCTCCATACGGACAGAGTAATATGATTTCCCAGGCTTTTATTCTGTGTCTGCGGCTGGATAGAGAGGAGCCCTGAAGAGATGGCATCTGAATTGGGGATGGCTGCCTAAGAGAGGCAGCCATTGAGCCAGCGAGCGGGAGAGGGAGGGACATAATGTATGTGATAGGGACAGCAGCAAGTACCAGCCTTGATGTGGGAGTATATGGGAGAAGAAAAAGGACACATCAGGGTCAAGTGATTCTAATATAACAGTGAAATGAAGTGAAGCATCATTGAGCCTCTGCTATTGACTATGGTCGTGTATTGAcctatttttttctctgcaggtcACCTCAGGTTAGAGGTGTGTAAAGGCGGCCTGTTAATCTATCCAATATGCTAAGCAGGAGGGCTGACCTTGAGATGGCAACCATTTGTAAATGCCTACCTTAATGAAAGTGGCCCCTTGTGGGTGAAAAACATGACAGTACATACAGtcagtattgcagcaaaaaaaaacccaactcaaTNTATCCCAGGGTAGactttttgtatttgggagctgctGTTTAAATGGGTAATTAGtcatagattttattttgtttcactaTTAATactgtatacagaatctgaatctcactctaagttactgttgttgtttacaaactaaagaaatgtgagatcatttttatttagtttttactgaatatttgaaggcaaactataaaactatatcacttatttttaaTATGGTCAGGAATattgttatcgcaaaaataccctgaaatattgtgatattatttaacgaccatatcacccacccctagGTTGTATGTTGCATACTTATCCATAGGCAGTGTATAACCTACAGTTAATGGTGgttggcacgcccccagtttagagaagcaggcaggagtgaTGTACTGCTGTCAAcaggggcagcaacaaaacataatttagccaccttaaaataGTCCCACCTAAAAGAATCAATAGCAGTGTAAGTGGTTGCTATGTTTAGACTATTTTCAgcgctttaccttgccatcagaaaGCCCTTTAGTTCATCATCTAGAgtatgctctcatcaaagccactgGACTCCATTGACGAAAATAGTAATTGTAGCTCACTGAaggcaggagctgctggtctactacCACCTCAATgagttagtttgtttttgttattacgGTAGGTTTGGAGAATTTAAATGAACCCTTTtgaatgccaaagtcacacaataacataaacaaactatctgattgaggcagcgattgaccagcagctcctgtgttcagtgatgttaaactAGTGTTTTTCTTGGTGGAGTCTGGCTCTGAGAGGAGCAATGTAATGGCTTCAGTGCCCTAATGGAAactgctgtctgtcagcaaggTAAATTGGTGAAAATACTAAATATAGCACTTAACCTGACTGGCATCTGCTGACTAAGGACAAGTACcttatacaaccccacttcagaaaGTCTAAAAACTATCCCTTCAAGCTTGATCAACCTatacttttatatttattatataacATCTTAAGTCCTTAATAAGCTGAGTAAGTTGATAAGTAAGGGCATGCCCAggctgtgttgctttgcttttGCCTTGGGTGGTCAATAATTgcttaatgcagctttaaaatgaaattatatttCATCATGATAATGAGATTGAGACAAAATTGAGGTCACCGGTCATTACCTCATGTCCACCACATTTTACAATATACCCCAAAGCACTGGATAATATTTTGGCACAGAGTGTTTAAGCTGAAAATTTCAGGAGCATACTGCAGCACATTTTGCAGCTatttgacagaaagaaaagctATTTTAAGTTAAAGTGCATCCACTCTGATCTtgaatcagtgttttttgtggCGTGTCAGAGTTCTGTTGTTTTCTCCCATGAATGGCTTTTACCCCAGTTGGAGAAGCTACTGAGCCAGTCGGTGCCTTTATAGGTTGAACTAAGGTTGGGAACGTCATCTAACTGTGCCACAGCCAGAATCCGAACAAATATAGCAACATGCATCGATATAAAAGGTGGAGCTATCGAGCCTGTAAATGAAACGGACTAAAAACAGCTCATAAATGAGAACAGCACCATGcattaaatgtatttctttttgaCAGTCTCCCTCGAGAGAGCTTAGGAAAAAGTCGACAACAAAAAATCAGTACTTATTTTTGTTTGCCTCTTGGTCTTAATGAGGATCAAGTTAAAGAAGCTGATAGGCTTGACAGACATATAGTTGTGTGAATAGTGgcaataaaacagtaaatagCTAAATGAACATTGCTCTTTATGTTACAAAAGCATCATCTTACATCAACGAACATGATAAACTTGAGCCAACCACTCCTACCCAGCATTTACACAGCTTCAGTTTCATCTGAAAACGACATCAAGAGAACATATCCATTAGTCTCAGTGATTAGTGATGGCAAAACACTCCCCTCCCGAACAGAAAATGCCAAACAACAACAAGTAGCAAATGTCAGGCTGAATAACGTGGCAATTCCGTCAGAACATCAGACTGTGATGGTTGTGCTTGAGAGGCCTTTTTGCCTCAGCTGGTGCCGGCTGCACCTcaggatgggaaaaaaaaatagtgaccTCAAAGTCAAGTTAGTGTAAATAGTATTGGTGTTTGAGGGGTAATTTTAGCAGGCGATCAATACAAATGATTTTTCAGTCGCGCTGATGAAGTTTGGAATAGTACCTGACATTTGAGCAGAGGTTTAAATTATGTATTCAGGCGTGGAACATGGCTGGTAGTAGTGTGtcactgactgtgtttacatgcacgctGATATTGCACTATTATTCTGAAAATGACAGTACTCTGAATTTGATATGGGCCACGTTTAATTAAggtgataaatgacatgttaggGCTTGTTAATCTGgaataaaggcaaaaaccagaatattttgtgcatgtagaCGTTGCCATTGTTTTATATGTAACAGGAATATATCTACACATTTGTATTTTGATAGCCTACATTTAAAGTTTGCCTTGTAAAAGTTGGACTCGTATACATATGTTTGCTAAATGTGTCCTCTGGTTCAATATTTCATCTCGCAGGTCATTTTCCCTCCCCCTGTCAGCTAATCTGTCGCTGGCTGTGATCCCATCTCCTCTCTCAATCACAGACATGCCCTCAAGGTACTGTGACATCCATACCGCCTGTTTACAGCAGGGTCATAAAGAACCTCGCCTGCATCAATATTCCCATATCAGCCCTCTCAGTTGTGctacaaaccacacacacaggcagccaGAGAAGCATCTGATCAAGGTTGTGTAATCACTCTGGTAGCCAACAGCCCCGTGCTCTCAGGATCTAAAGGGCTCTTCAATTTTCTACTGTACCTGAGACAGCAAGGGCGTAATAAGCTCATTACTGAGATATACTGTGGAGTACAGTGTGGATATGTGTGtggtgtgcatgcatgtgaacGCACTGTACAGTATATATCCACATCTTAGACAGAACGTAATCTTTGACCCAGGGATTGTAATGAAGAGAGCTGCCAGGCTAGCTGAGGAGGGCTTTATATGCTAATGGATACTGTAACTGCATCTAAATTCAGTATTAGAGCACAGACTGAATGTAGTAAgctgacaggtttttttttttgtagattaTTACTACTGAAATTCTTCTGAAGCTGTATGAATAAATTATTCCTACTTATTTAGGGCAAACTTGGTTCATATTCAAGTTGAGCCAAAAATACAAGGCGGGCTGAATTATAatctagcagcagcagccacctGGGAAATACAATTTCACTGTCTTATTCCTTGATAAACAAAGGAGGACACGCACTATTGGTAGACATACACAGACAGGGAAGAAGAACTTCATTATCTGTTACTGTGGATTGTAAACAGAATCTTTTATTAGGCTTTAAGATTTTGCAGTAGTTCTTTATTGCAGTTATGGATTTGCTTATTTGGAGAGCATTGTTGTTCAGCTAGTGttattaaaaaacagacaatttGATAATACAACCACTTTCAACATTTTCCTTTAGTTTGATTAAATAACTTCTTTATGAAAACATAACATCTCTATTCACTCTGAGGATTTAAAACAGTATTTGTTATAATGTTTTTCATTGTGTTCAGTATGTGCTCTCCCTGTCACAGCCCCTGTCCCACCATAAAATCATGCTCAATTCATCAAACCAAAATAAGGCAACTGTAGATTTTCCATTTGGCTCAAAGACGTGACTGTTAAAGTGAAACAGGCTATGCTTTGATTACATCTGGTTTATGTCAGACGAGGTGATGAGAACCATGGTCttctgtcgtgtgtgtgtgtgtgtggaatgcGAGTGTTCTTCTCTTAACTCTAAAAGCAGTGATTGTGAACAGTACCCCCATAGCTTTTCAGCTACAGCAAAATAACATACACTACTTCCTTTCCCCTTCCTATCCCTCCATGTTGgacctgtctgtctttgtcgCATCCTCATACCTATAGTCTCATTTCAGCTGAGGGCCTTTCCTCAGAGGGCGCCCAGGCAATAAGGTCAGTGGTCACTGGGGATTGCGGGTCTGGTGTCAGAGCAAGTGGCGTTGTGATGAATGGGAGTAATCTCACAGTTGTTACAGAATCACAAACACTTtacttggggggggggggagaatAGGAAGCCTTTTGCTGCGTTAGGTGAGTGAACACGagatttattataaatatacatatacataataATTCCTACTTCTCTCTCTATTTATATACCTTGTATGCCCTATGCTGTACATGTAATACGTATGTACACAATGCACTGTTTGTTGCTACCATTACAAAAAGCCATGCATTATCTACAGTACTTTATATGGTGTATCTATGAAACCTACTTTTGTTCTcaataaatagtaataaattATCCACCTCTTGTTTTTGTACATTCTATTGCACATATTATTTACATTACTGCTTTGGATTaacattttccctttttcacCACGACCTGATGTCAGTTTTAGCTGCTTTTATTGACTGTATACCCGAAAGACAACGAGTTCCTTCACTCCACGTCCCCAGAAGACAGACACTTCTGTTGGGCGTCTTTGTCCTCAAATGTCACCTTTTTGTTCCTCTTTGGGTCGATCCAGGAGTTGTGGATGATGGCATTGTTAGGAGTCGGATCTGCTTCAATGATCGACACCACTCGCTTCTTCATCTTGCTTTTCAAGACTTTCTGGAACTTCTGCCTCGTGAAGGCGTACAGTAGAGGGTGAAAGATAGTGGTCCCATAAGCCATGACCAGGAAGCCCAGTCTCAACTTGACCATTAGGTCACTGGGGCCCACGCTCAGGATGACTGTGTTGAGCACCGTGATGGGCGTCCAGCACAACAGGAAGGTAGACACAATCAGGAGGGACATCCTGAAAACCCTCTTTTGGCGCTCTCGCCTTTCTCTGTGGCGCTTCACAGCCCTGCGCAGGGCGAtgatgacagagacagaggtaCGCATACCCAGTGTGGGGTTGCGGCTGCCGCTGCTCTGGGATGCATCCGTGGCCTCTTGCTGCGTCGTCATGGCTGTCATGGACGGACGCTTTTTCCTGCgagccttcttcttctgtgaagCGTGGAAACGTGTGCCGATGCGAATATTGAGCGCCTGCAGGATCTTTGAGTAGGTGATGAGCATGACAACGGCAGTAAAGAAGAAAATAGGAATCTGAGCAAGCAGGTGGTAATAGAGGCCAAGTTCTGTGTAGTACTGGTTAGTGTGCACCACATTCTCCACAGCTGTCTGATTCAGATCGGTGTGGCCCTGTGCGAAGAAGCCGACCTCAATAAAGGGTACGAGGAAACTAACAAAGGATAGCACCCAAATGGCAGCCAGCAGGGCCAGGGCACGGCCCATGGTCAGCACCCGGTTGGCTGGCTTGACCGAGATGTCGTAGCGATCAAGGGTGATGGCAAGCACATTAGCAGCAGTGGCGACACTAGCGAAAGAGACACAGGCTTCATGGAAGCAGCAGACCAGGGCAGTGTCTCCCTCCAGGGAGAGCAGCACCACCACAATAGTGAGGGGGATGCAGCACACACAAACCAGCACATCCAACACATGGAGGTTCATAGTGACAATGTTACTGACAGAACTAATGAGGTTCGACTTCATACAGTAGAGGGCAAGCACAGTGAGGTTAGAGCTCATGCCCAGGAGGATTTCCAGCATGAGGAAGCCAGTCAGGGAGACCTGGAAACTAACAGGATAGGGATACGGGCTGGGGGTTGCCGGACTCATGGTGCGGCTGATGGGCTCAGTGTTGTCGGTGACCGTGACGTTGCTCATGGTGGCTTCTTGTTCCGGGCAGGGAAGGATATGCATTATCCTGTGTGTGGGCAGACGAGAGAAGAGAATTCATGAAGAAGGAAAAAGAATAGAagaggtttgtgtttgtgcatctcTAGAAAGTTATAATTATCACAGATCTGAGCAGTCTCGTCAGACGTAATGCTGCCAGTTATCAAATGATAAGAAAGCCTTTTgagttttaaatgaaaaacgCTGAGAGCAGACACTTTAATAGTGCTAGAACTTATTTTTCCTGCCATGCCCTGCAAATCAGATTGTCTCACTACGCGCATGGCATGACTAACTAGTAACTATCTTGCCTCAATCAGCTCCTACTTTTGTTATCGCCATCCTCGATCAGACAGTTGCATCCACAGCGGAGGCACATAACGGAAACACTTTGGAACAAATTAAATTCTAATAACCTCATAGCCTTAATGGCTTAGTATGTTGAGGCTTTGTAGTGGCTTAGTTGTGGCTTAGTGTTCTTTTGAGCTGCTGCTGAACAGCACATTCAAGCTGACATAGTTTTAATGTATTAGCATTTACCGTAGACTTACTGAATATAGACCAGAGGTCATGAAGGCAttgataaagaaaacaaatttttGCCTCTGTGATTAATATTTTAACAGGGGAGATGGGTAATACGTTACTTGCTGTGGTCCTTGGTAACTACACTTGTCATTTCTGACAGCATTTCAGTCATTGCCAAATTACAGGAGTTGGTTCCTGATTGACAAGAATATTCTGCCAGAAGATTATGTTTACTTTGTCACCAGCAAGCTTCCAACTCTcggatacattttaaaatacaagaTGTTTGTTCAGACGGGACTTCAATAAGGGACTAACAAGTGCACCTAAAAACAGCTGGTATTTGAAACTGTTACTAGTATTGGGTTAGGGAAGAAAAATTGAATACACACGCACTCCAGAATGAAACAAGTGATTAGCACATGCAATATTAAAACCATTCAACCTCTGTTAAACACATAAATCCAATCTTAATGGCATTCTACGTAGTTGACACagagaaatatgtttttaaaaatatatttacccTTCCCTCCAGCACTATCTGAATACCAGGGCTGTGTAATCAGGCCATAGATTCCATGTTGCATCCACAGAGACAAGCATCACATCCAAACATAGCCAGTGGAAAAGTGTCTGCACTCCAGCAGAGCCCCCCAGCGAGGCTTTTCCTTTCACTGCTGGTTCCTCCCAGAGAGGCTGACAGCCAGAAAAGCACCTGTCCGTCTCGCCAGAGACTCTCTATAGGCTATCAGCTTTTTCCTCCTGACCCCAGCGGTAAGAAAGCTAACGAATCAGCCACCTGCACCCGGTGGATTTTAAGAGAATATAGGCTAATGTCCTCGACAGACTTTTTCTCAGATGTCTGTTTCGTTTGCTTTGGTGATGGTGGGAGCACTGATGGATGAGTGGAACAGGGATAAGATGTCGGAGCCACCTCCTGTTTATAATCTCATGATATTCCCAGGCAGGAGACACACAGCCAaccaagaaaacaaagaaacacagactcTTTCCCCTGCGCAGGGCTGGAATGTGCTGCTCATAGTACGATGATCcaaatctttgctttttttttgtcctcagtGAGAAGATAGTAGTCAGATCtgtaaatgcaaaaaaacagtaacatcCATTAGCTTGTACTCCAAGAGGCAGAGTTTAGATTCCCCACTGTACACCATAGTAATGTCCAGAATCTGTCCAGGAGAGGTCAGTGCGTCCGGGCAGCATCCAGGCCCGTGTCCCCCCTGGGAGCACTAATGGAACAGGCCTTCACTCTCCACCTTTCTCATCAGTCTCTGTACGCCCGGCTCCAGCTGCCATTGACATGTAAATTGAGCACAGGTCTCCAGTTTGCCCCTCGACATGCTGAACCCTCAATCACTGGAGATGGCGCACGTGCAGCAGATTATTCGAGCGCATTTGTGTGTCCAATCACCATGACACGTGTGATCACTGTGACATTTGTGATCACTAGTTTTTATACATGCACGGGAGGGGGGTTGATTCAGCGATTCAGGAGAAGGTCATCCTCATGAGGTAGTGGGAAGCGAGTTCATCAGGGAGAGAGCCTGCCTCGTCGATTTGCAAAAAGATCCCAGACGAGGATTGGACTTTAGGTGGCAGGAGCTGCGTGCAACATCATCTGTCTGTCCTTGAATGCCACGTTTTTCTCTCGCAGTGAcctgaagagagagaaaggat encodes the following:
- the LOC126408179 gene encoding G-protein coupled receptor 22-like yields the protein MHILPCPEQEATMSNVTVTDNTEPISRTMSPATPSPYPYPVSFQVSLTGFLMLEILLGMSSNLTVLALYCMKSNLISSVSNIVTMNLHVLDVLVCVCCIPLTIVVVLLSLEGDTALVCCFHEACVSFASVATAANVLAITLDRYDISVKPANRVLTMGRALALLAAIWVLSFVSFLVPFIEVGFFAQGHTDLNQTAVENVVHTNQYYTELGLYYHLLAQIPIFFFTAVVMLITYSKILQALNIRIGTRFHASQKKKARRKKRPSMTAMTTQQEATDASQSSGSRNPTLGMRTSVSVIIALRRAVKRHRERRERQKRVFRMSLLIVSTFLLCWTPITVLNTVILSVGPSDLMVKLRLGFLVMAYGTTIFHPLLYAFTRQKFQKVLKSKMKKRVVSIIEADPTPNNAIIHNSWIDPKRNKKVTFEDKDAQQKCLSSGDVE